In Desulfosporosinus youngiae DSM 17734, the genomic stretch GGGAGTCTTTCGATTGGATAAATGACTCAATTTAAATGAAATGTTTGGAGGCTAAATTATGCAACAAGATGCATTAGGCATGATTGAAACAAAAGGACTGATTGGTGCTATAGAAGCATGTGACGCTATGGTCAAGGCGGCTAATGTACGTTTGATTGGTAAAACCCTCGTTGGCGGCGGCTTAGTTACCGTCATGGTTCGGGGTGATGTTGGAGCGGTTAAGGCAGCTACAGATGCTGGCGCCGCTGCCGCTGAGCGTGTTGGAGAATTGAAATCTGTCCATGTCATTCCAAGGCCTCACACTGATGTGGAAATAATCCTTCCCAAGGATAGTGGTCAAGCAGAAAAAAAGTAAGCAAGAGCTCACCACCCGCTAAAAAAAGCACCAGAAAAAGCACTAAGCGAAGCACCTAAGTAGTAAAAACCGTTATCAGCTTCGAATTACTCGAAAGGAATGGTTCTAAGTGAGTTTAGATTATGATTTGGCCTCTATTCAAGCTGCTCGAGACTTGGTTAAAAAAGCGAAGGAAGCTCAACAGGCTTTGGCTCGTTTTAGTGAAAAAGAAATTGATACTATCTTAGTCTCGATCGTGAAAGCTGTAGAAGAAAACGCGGAGTCCCTGGCTCGTCTAGCCGTTGAAGAAACTAATTACGGAATTGTTGAGCATAAAATCACCAAAAATCTCTTTGCCTCCAGAGAGGTTTATGAAGCCACCAAAGATATTAAAACTGTAGGAATCATTAGTGAAGATCCTGAATTAAAGGTCATCAAAGCCGCTGTTCCTGTTGGCGTCATCGCAGGTATTACTCCGACCACGAACCCAACTTCAACGGTTATTCATAATGCGATCTGTGCCATCAAGGGAGGCAATTCCATCGTTTTCTCCCCTCATCCCACGGCTGGAAAGTGCAGTCTTGCCGCTGCTCAACTTGTCAATGATGCTGCGGTAAAAGCCGGAGCTCCGGATGGAGTCGTCGGGTGTATCTCCAAATCTTCCATGAAGGCAACCGAAGAACTTATGCATCATAACGATGTCTCCGTAATTATTGCTACCGGAGGATCAGCGATGGTGAAAGCTGCCTATAGCGCTGGAAAACCCGCTTTCGGAGTAGGGCCTGGCAATGTCCCCGTCTTTATCGAACGAACTGCTGATATCAAACAAG encodes the following:
- a CDS encoding BMC domain-containing protein, which produces MQQDALGMIETKGLIGAIEACDAMVKAANVRLIGKTLVGGGLVTVMVRGDVGAVKAATDAGAAAAERVGELKSVHVIPRPHTDVEIILPKDSGQAEKK